The Patescibacteria group bacterium genome window below encodes:
- the rpsE gene encoding 30S ribosomal protein S5, translating into MEDIKKQQEITDSQAVPAAEPKVNNAMPAPTSTSTIEGRNSGGFSDRKRNFKGKRGAGRGRGDGGLPEEFEQKMIDIARVTRVMAGGKRMRFRACVAIGNKKGRVAIGLAKGADVTGAVTKAVNKAKKDFIDIPIVNETIPHEIYQKLGAAKILFKPAKKGRGIIAGGAVRILLELSGIKNITSKILGTGNKVNNVKCTIEALKNLKRPVKQENKNNNDKAQNLK; encoded by the coding sequence ATGGAAGATATAAAAAAACAACAAGAAATTACAGATAGCCAAGCGGTGCCGGCGGCGGAGCCTAAGGTTAATAATGCCATGCCTGCGCCAACATCAACATCAACTATTGAAGGCAGAAATAGCGGCGGTTTTTCCGACAGAAAAAGAAATTTTAAAGGCAAAAGAGGCGCCGGCCGCGGCCGGGGCGACGGGGGTCTGCCGGAAGAATTTGAGCAAAAAATGATTGATATCGCCCGCGTTACCCGCGTTATGGCCGGCGGTAAAAGAATGCGCTTCAGGGCTTGCGTGGCTATCGGCAATAAGAAAGGCCGAGTTGCCATCGGCTTGGCTAAAGGCGCCGATGTTACCGGAGCCGTGACTAAGGCCGTTAATAAAGCTAAAAAAGATTTTATTGACATACCGATTGTTAACGAAACCATCCCCCATGAAATTTATCAGAAATTGGGCGCGGCTAAAATTTTATTCAAACCGGCTAAAAAGGGCCGAGGCATTATCGCCGGCGGCGCCGTTAGAATTCTTCTGGAGCTTTCCGGCATAAAAAATATTACCAGTAAAATATTAGGCACCGGCAATAAAGTCAATAATGTAAAATGCACGATTGAAGCGCTGAAAAATTTAAAAAGGCCGGTCAAGCAGGAAAATAAGAATAATAACGACAAAGCGCAGAATTTAAAATAA
- the rpsC gene encoding 30S ribosomal protein S3, translating to MGHKVNPKVIRLNITRTWPSKWFGVGKVMIKNLEQDVRIRKFLFAELREAGLDRVEIERSGHKVSIGVFTAKPGIIIGRGGSGAGDLKKKLHDKFLKNFRLADINLNITEFDRPNLSSMIIAQAMAIDIEKRMPFRRVMKQAINKVERAGALGVKVVVSGRLNGSEIARTEMLTSGKVPLHTLRADIDFAKTTARTTYGAIGIKFWIYKGDIFKKEEAGKGEIVGEKK from the coding sequence ATGGGACACAAAGTAAATCCAAAAGTTATTAGGCTGAATATTACTAGGACCTGGCCGTCCAAGTGGTTTGGCGTTGGAAAAGTTATGATTAAAAATCTGGAACAGGACGTCAGAATAAGAAAATTTTTATTTGCTGAATTGCGCGAAGCCGGGTTGGACAGGGTTGAAATAGAAAGAAGCGGCCATAAGGTTAGTATCGGGGTATTTACGGCCAAGCCGGGTATTATTATCGGCCGCGGCGGCAGCGGAGCCGGAGATTTAAAAAAGAAATTGCATGATAAATTTTTAAAGAATTTCAGATTAGCCGATATAAATTTAAATATTACGGAATTTGACAGGCCGAATTTAAGCAGTATGATAATCGCCCAAGCCATGGCGATTGACATTGAAAAAAGAATGCCGTTCAGGCGCGTTATGAAGCAAGCGATTAATAAAGTGGAGCGGGCCGGCGCTTTAGGCGTGAAAGTTGTTGTTAGCGGCCGGCTTAACGGTTCGGAGATCGCCCGCACGGAGATGTTGACTTCAGGCAAAGTTCCTCTGCATACTTTAAGAGCTGATATTGATTTCGCTAAAACCACGGCCAGGACTACTTACGGCGCTATCGGCATAAAATTTTGGATATACAAGGGAGATATTTTTAAAAAAGAAGAAGCCGGTAAAGGCGAAATAGTCGGGGAGAAAAAATAA
- the rplX gene encoding 50S ribosomal protein L24, with protein sequence MKIKKGDKVKILAGKDKGKIGKVLQVFESANRASVEGLNLLVKHMRPRKQGEKGQRIEFPAPINLSNVILVCTKCDKPTRVAYKYLEVVKNDIKQKKKVRICKKCKQVID encoded by the coding sequence ATGAAGATAAAAAAAGGCGACAAAGTAAAAATTTTAGCAGGTAAAGACAAAGGCAAAATTGGTAAAGTTTTGCAGGTTTTCGAGTCGGCCAATCGAGCCAGCGTTGAAGGCTTAAATCTTTTAGTTAAGCATATGCGGCCGAGAAAACAGGGAGAAAAAGGGCAAAGAATAGAATTCCCGGCGCCGATTAATTTATCAAATGTTATTTTAGTTTGCACAAAGTGCGATAAGCCGACCAGAGTCGCTTATAAATATCTGGAAGTAGTAAAAAATGACATTAAACAAAAAAAGAAAGTTAGAATCTGCAAAAAATGCAAGCAAGTAATAGATTAA
- the rpmC gene encoding 50S ribosomal protein L29, protein MEFKELKSKTEKELKQFLGESRDKLRDLRFKDANKQLKDVREIREIKKIIARVLTLLSKKN, encoded by the coding sequence ATGGAATTTAAAGAATTAAAAAGTAAAACCGAAAAAGAGTTAAAGCAATTTCTAGGAGAATCCCGAGACAAATTGAGGGATTTGCGTTTTAAAGATGCTAATAAGCAATTAAAAGATGTTAGAGAAATAAGAGAAATAAAAAAAATAATTGCCAGAGTTTTAACATTATTAAGCAAGAAAAATTAA
- the rpsH gene encoding 30S ribosomal protein S8, with protein sequence MTDPIADMLTRIRNAQAVNIQTVVLPMSKIKHGIAKILEAGGWVEKVDIVKTESKKNSSSIFNEIKIDLKYRNGQPAITSLKKISTPGRRIYANKNELPRVLNNLGIAIISTPRGLMTNKEAKKQGIGGEVICEIY encoded by the coding sequence ATGACGGATCCAATAGCAGACATGTTAACAAGAATAAGAAACGCCCAGGCCGTAAATATCCAAACGGTTGTTTTACCTATGAGTAAGATCAAGCACGGCATCGCTAAGATACTGGAGGCTGGCGGCTGGGTGGAAAAAGTTGATATTGTTAAAACCGAAAGTAAAAAGAACTCAAGCTCGATTTTTAACGAGATTAAGATTGATTTAAAATATAGAAACGGCCAGCCGGCGATTACTTCTTTAAAGAAAATAAGTACGCCGGGCCGCAGGATTTATGCCAATAAAAATGAATTACCGAGAGTTTTAAATAATTTAGGCATAGCGATTATTTCCACGCCGCGCGGATTAATGACTAATAAAGAAGCTAAAAAGCAGGGCATCGGCGGGGAAGTGATTTGCGAAATTTACTAA
- the rplO gene encoding 50S ribosomal protein L15 — protein sequence MSLSLSTIRPARGSARNKKRIGRGNASGHGSYSTRGIKGQRSRSGGRNKLRRLGFKQILAATPKNRGFKSAKTKNQVVNLKDLNDNFSAGAKINAASLFKAGLVQTVQEKIKILGQGELTLKNLEFEGVKASDSAKLQIEKMGGKVI from the coding sequence ATGTCTTTATCACTTTCTACAATCAGGCCGGCTCGCGGCTCGGCTAGAAATAAAAAAAGAATCGGCAGAGGCAACGCTTCTGGCCATGGTTCTTATAGCACTCGCGGGATAAAAGGCCAAAGGTCAAGAAGCGGCGGCAGAAATAAATTAAGAAGATTAGGCTTTAAGCAGATATTGGCCGCTACGCCGAAGAACAGGGGCTTTAAATCAGCTAAGACTAAAAATCAAGTTGTTAATCTTAAAGATTTAAACGATAATTTTTCCGCCGGCGCTAAAATCAACGCCGCTAGCCTGTTTAAAGCCGGTTTAGTGCAAACCGTTCAGGAAAAAATAAAAATTTTAGGCCAGGGCGAACTAACTTTAAAAAATTTGGAATTTGAAGGAGTTAAGGCAAGCGATAGTGCTAAGCTGCAGATTGAAAAAATGGGCGGAAAAGTGATATAA
- the rpsQ gene encoding 30S ribosomal protein S17 — protein MADIKQDNFKKEVIKRKFNGVVVGDKMDKTRVVSVESVKIHPMYKKRYKVNRKYKVHDEKNLYKTGDKVRFQECRPLSKDKRWRMIY, from the coding sequence ATGGCGGATATTAAGCAAGACAATTTTAAAAAAGAAGTTATTAAGCGCAAATTCAACGGCGTGGTGGTTGGCGATAAAATGGATAAAACCAGGGTAGTTTCGGTTGAATCGGTAAAAATACATCCGATGTATAAGAAAAGATATAAGGTTAACAGAAAATATAAAGTGCATGATGAAAAAAATTTATATAAAACAGGAGATAAGGTGCGGTTTCAAGAATGCCGTCCGCTAAGCAAAGATAAAAGATGGCGGATGATATATTAA
- the rplE gene encoding 50S ribosomal protein L5: MNLKEKYKKEIAPKMTDKFGYKNLLAVPKLTKVVINSGVGRNAKDKNFIDSVISSLERISGQKPMATKSKQSISAFKTRKGMVIGVAVTLRGQRMFDFVEKLVNITFPRIRDFRGINAKQVDNHGNLAVGFKEHIAFPEIEADEVDNIHGLQVCLSTTAKTYEEGLELFKLMGFPFKAE, encoded by the coding sequence ATGAATTTAAAGGAAAAATATAAAAAAGAAATAGCGCCAAAAATGACAGACAAGTTCGGTTATAAGAATTTGCTGGCCGTACCTAAACTAACCAAAGTAGTGATTAATTCCGGCGTGGGCAGAAACGCTAAAGATAAGAATTTTATAGATAGCGTAATCAGCAGCCTGGAAAGAATTAGCGGCCAGAAGCCTATGGCGACTAAATCCAAGCAGTCAATTTCCGCCTTTAAAACCAGAAAAGGCATGGTTATCGGCGTGGCCGTAACTTTACGCGGCCAGAGAATGTTTGATTTTGTGGAAAAATTAGTTAACATAACTTTTCCGAGAATCAGGGATTTTAGAGGCATTAACGCCAAACAGGTGGACAACCATGGTAATTTAGCGGTAGGTTTTAAAGAGCATATTGCTTTTCCGGAGATTGAAGCCGACGAGGTGGATAATATTCACGGGCTTCAGGTTTGTCTTTCTACGACCGCTAAAACTTATGAAGAAGGCTTGGAATTATTTAAATTAATGGGTTTTCCGTTTAAAGCGGAATAA
- the rplF gene encoding 50S ribosomal protein L6: protein MSRLGKLPIELPAGTQARLDDGFIIVKGPKGELKTKMHEIIKTEITDKEIKLSIDDQTIGKNKALWGLFRSLIKNMVVGVNEAYTKKLEINGVGYKAAVSGDKLTLNVGYSHPVIYNLPAGIKAEVQANIIVINGIDKQLVGEVSAQIRKIRKPEPYKGKGIKYSEEILRRKAGKTAGKAEK, encoded by the coding sequence ATGTCACGTTTAGGAAAATTACCAATAGAATTGCCGGCCGGAACTCAAGCCAGACTTGATGATGGTTTTATAATTGTTAAAGGGCCGAAAGGCGAGCTTAAAACTAAGATGCATGAAATTATAAAAACAGAAATAACCGATAAAGAAATTAAATTATCCATTGATGATCAGACTATCGGTAAAAATAAAGCTTTATGGGGGCTGTTCAGAAGTTTGATTAAAAATATGGTAGTCGGAGTTAACGAGGCGTATACTAAAAAATTGGAGATTAACGGCGTTGGTTATAAGGCGGCGGTAAGCGGCGATAAGTTAACTTTAAACGTCGGTTATTCTCATCCGGTAATTTATAATTTGCCGGCCGGCATAAAGGCTGAAGTCCAGGCTAATATTATTGTTATTAACGGCATTGATAAGCAGTTAGTCGGTGAAGTCTCGGCGCAAATCAGGAAGATTAGGAAGCCGGAGCCTTATAAAGGCAAAGGCATTAAATATAGCGAGGAAATATTAAGGCGTAAGGCCGGTAAGACCGCCGGTAAGGCCGAAAAGTAA
- the rplP gene encoding 50S ribosomal protein L16, which produces MLMPKKTKWRKMHKRRRGGKATRMISVSFGDYGLKSLEACWISSRQIESARKVLTKYIKKGGKIWIRIFPDKSVTVKGGEIPMGKGKGAVDHYVAIVKPGMIMFEMTGVNEAEAKEAMRMAAYKLPVKCKYVTKL; this is translated from the coding sequence ATGTTAATGCCAAAGAAAACAAAATGGAGAAAAATGCATAAGCGCCGCCGGGGCGGGAAAGCCACCCGTATGATTAGCGTGAGTTTCGGCGATTATGGGCTAAAGAGTTTAGAGGCTTGCTGGATATCTTCAAGGCAAATTGAATCGGCCAGAAAAGTTTTAACTAAATATATTAAAAAAGGCGGAAAAATTTGGATTAGAATTTTTCCCGATAAATCGGTGACGGTCAAAGGCGGAGAGATTCCTATGGGTAAAGGCAAGGGAGCGGTTGATCATTACGTTGCCATAGTTAAGCCAGGCATGATAATGTTTGAAATGACCGGCGTTAACGAAGCTGAAGCTAAAGAAGCTATGAGAATGGCTGCCTATAAGCTGCCGGTTAAATGCAAATACGTAACTAAGCTATAA
- the rplN gene encoding 50S ribosomal protein L14 has product MIQVQTIVKVADNSGAKRVMCVRVLGGYKKRYAHVGEIITAAVREAAPHAAIKKGDVVHAVIVRTKKEIRRSDGVYVRFDENACVIIDKEKKEPKGTRIFGPVARELKQMGFLKIASLAPEVL; this is encoded by the coding sequence ATGATACAAGTACAGACAATAGTAAAAGTCGCGGATAATAGCGGCGCCAAAAGAGTTATGTGCGTTAGGGTGCTCGGCGGCTATAAAAAACGCTATGCCCACGTCGGAGAAATAATTACCGCCGCGGTTAGAGAAGCCGCGCCTCATGCCGCCATTAAAAAAGGCGACGTGGTGCATGCCGTTATTGTCAGAACCAAAAAGGAAATCAGGCGATCGGACGGAGTCTATGTGCGTTTTGATGAAAATGCCTGCGTGATTATAGATAAAGAAAAAAAAGAGCCTAAAGGCACAAGAATTTTTGGACCGGTGGCCAGAGAATTGAAGCAAATGGGGTTTTTAAAAATTGCCTCGCTGGCGCCGGAAGTACTGTAA
- a CDS encoding type Z 30S ribosomal protein S14 — MARTALIVKSKKTPKFSTRIVRRCWRCGRDHGFMRDFGLCRICFRELASNTDIPGVTKSSW; from the coding sequence ATGGCCAGAACAGCATTAATCGTAAAATCGAAAAAGACACCAAAATTTTCCACGAGGATTGTAAGGCGTTGCTGGCGTTGCGGCCGCGACCATGGTTTTATGAGAGATTTCGGCCTTTGCCGTATTTGCTTTAGAGAGTTAGCCTCTAATACGGATATACCGGGAGTAACCAAATCTTCATGGTAA
- the rplR gene encoding 50S ribosomal protein L18 gives MDINKIKQNKRLRRKGRVRAKVSGTAVCPRLSVFRSNRGIYAQIINDEIGKTLVAVSAGEIKKKDLPTGQAGKKIAVSLELGKLIASKAIAKGIGRVVFDRNGYKYHGRVKALAEGARAGGLKF, from the coding sequence ATGGATATTAATAAAATTAAACAAAATAAAAGGCTTAGGCGCAAAGGCAGAGTTAGAGCAAAAGTTAGCGGCACGGCCGTTTGCCCGAGATTAAGCGTTTTTAGGTCTAATCGCGGAATTTACGCTCAAATCATCAATGATGAAATTGGCAAGACTTTGGTTGCCGTCAGCGCCGGAGAAATAAAAAAGAAAGACCTGCCTACCGGACAGGCAGGCAAAAAAATTGCCGTAAGTTTGGAGTTGGGAAAATTGATTGCTTCCAAAGCTATAGCTAAGGGTATTGGCCGGGTTGTGTTTGACCGCAACGGCTATAAATATCATGGCCGAGTAAAAGCTTTGGCCGAGGGCGCTCGCGCCGGCGGTTTAAAATTTTAA